One stretch of Euphorbia lathyris chromosome 7, ddEupLath1.1, whole genome shotgun sequence DNA includes these proteins:
- the LOC136235623 gene encoding uncharacterized protein isoform X5: protein MCISAFIWQTHPLYPLLLLQNRDEYHNRKTEAVAWWDGCDILGGRDCVAGGTWLACSRSGRVASLTNVLELHSLPEAKSRGELPVLFLESSKGPKEFAETLVKEAHQYNGFNLILADIPSNTMVYISNRPKGEAIDIQEVKPGIHVLSNAKLDSPWPKAQRLKLNFEDQLDKYGAGEIPVKKMIKKLMGDTVKAEKSRLPGICSRDWEYSLSSIFVQVDTPLGCYGTRSTIGLAVRANGEVSFYETYLEDGEWKERTVNYRISKTY, encoded by the exons ATGTGCATATCTGCATTTATTTGGCAAACTCATCCCCTCTATCCTTTGCTTCTCCTGCAAAACAGAGATGAATATCACAACAG gaAAACAGAAGCAGTGGCATGGTGGGATGGGTGTGATATATTGGGAGGGAGAGATTGTGTAGCAGGAGGAACATGGTTGGCCTGTTCAAGGTCTGGCAGAGTAGCTTCTCTTACTAATGTTTTGGAGCTCCATAGCCTTCCCGAGGCGAAAAGCAGAGGAGAACTTCCTGTTCTTTTCTTGGAG AGTTCGAAGGGTCCAAAAGAATTTGCAGAAACACTGGTGAAAGAGGCTCATCAGTACAACGGATTCAACTTGATATTGGCTGATATTCCATCCAACACCATGGTATACATCTCCAACAGACCAAAAGGTGAAGCTATTGACATTCAAGAGGTGAAGCCGGGCATTCATGTTCTTTCCAATGCAAAGCTCGACTCTCCCTGGCCTAAG GCACAGCGTTTGAAGCTGAATTTTGAGGATCAGCTTGATAAATATGGCGCCGGCGAAATACCTGTCAAAAAGATGATAAAGAAGCTAATGGGAGATACAGTTAAAGCTGAGAAAAGCAGGTTGCCTGGTATTTGTTCTCGTGATTGGGAATACAGCCTAAGCTCCATATTTGTACAAGTAGACACCCCGCTG GGATGTTATGGTACAAGAAGCACTATTGGATTGGCAGTAAGAGCAAATGGAGAAGTAAGCTTTTATGAAACATATCTTGAAGATGGTGAATGGAAGGAGCGGACTGTGAATTATCGTATCTCAAAAACTTATTGA
- the LOC136235623 gene encoding uncharacterized protein isoform X4, whose translation MCISAFIWQTHPLYPLLLLQNRDEYHNRKTEAVAWWDGCDILGGRDCVAGGTWLACSRSGRVASLTNVLELHSLPEAKSRGELPVLFLESSKGPKEFAETLVKEAHQYNGFNLILADIPSNTMVYISNRPKGEAIDIQEVKPGIHVLSNAKLDSPWPKVTIYRTILSSLKNRTVFIFCPSIQAQRLKLNFEDQLDKYGAGEIPVKKMIKKLMGDTVKAEKSRLPGICSRDWEYSLSSIFVQVDTPLGCYGTRSTIGLAVRANGEVSFYETYLEDGEWKERTVNYRISKTY comes from the exons ATGTGCATATCTGCATTTATTTGGCAAACTCATCCCCTCTATCCTTTGCTTCTCCTGCAAAACAGAGATGAATATCACAACAG gaAAACAGAAGCAGTGGCATGGTGGGATGGGTGTGATATATTGGGAGGGAGAGATTGTGTAGCAGGAGGAACATGGTTGGCCTGTTCAAGGTCTGGCAGAGTAGCTTCTCTTACTAATGTTTTGGAGCTCCATAGCCTTCCCGAGGCGAAAAGCAGAGGAGAACTTCCTGTTCTTTTCTTGGAG AGTTCGAAGGGTCCAAAAGAATTTGCAGAAACACTGGTGAAAGAGGCTCATCAGTACAACGGATTCAACTTGATATTGGCTGATATTCCATCCAACACCATGGTATACATCTCCAACAGACCAAAAGGTGAAGCTATTGACATTCAAGAGGTGAAGCCGGGCATTCATGTTCTTTCCAATGCAAAGCTCGACTCTCCCTGGCCTAAGGTTACAATTTACCGAacaattctttcttctctgaAAAACCGTACGGTATTCATCTTTTGTCCTTCCATTCAGGCACAGCGTTTGAAGCTGAATTTTGAGGATCAGCTTGATAAATATGGCGCCGGCGAAATACCTGTCAAAAAGATGATAAAGAAGCTAATGGGAGATACAGTTAAAGCTGAGAAAAGCAGGTTGCCTGGTATTTGTTCTCGTGATTGGGAATACAGCCTAAGCTCCATATTTGTACAAGTAGACACCCCGCTG GGATGTTATGGTACAAGAAGCACTATTGGATTGGCAGTAAGAGCAAATGGAGAAGTAAGCTTTTATGAAACATATCTTGAAGATGGTGAATGGAAGGAGCGGACTGTGAATTATCGTATCTCAAAAACTTATTGA
- the LOC136235623 gene encoding uncharacterized protein isoform X1, whose product MVHSPLGLCTFFIETISTNRKIHLTAAGRQTFLSFRRRWRAVPSLPYPSVHLRIRQGFCTGSVSCRWKTEAVAWWDGCDILGGRDCVAGGTWLACSRSGRVASLTNVLELHSLPEAKSRGELPVLFLESSKGPKEFAETLVKEAHQYNGFNLILADIPSNTMVYISNRPKGEAIDIQEVKPGIHVLSNAKLDSPWPKVTIYRTILSSLKNRTVFIFCPSIQAQRLKLNFEDQLDKYGAGEIPVKKMIKKLMGDTVKAEKSRLPGICSRDWEYSLSSIFVQVDTPLGCYGTRSTIGLAVRANGEVSFYETYLEDGEWKERTVNYRISKTY is encoded by the exons atggTGCACAGCCCATTAGGGCTGTGCACCTTCTTCATTGAAACAATctcaacgaacaggaagatacATTTGACGGCGGCAGGGCGGCAGACCTTCCTCAGCTTTCGCCGGAGATGGAGGGCAGTTCCGAGCTTGCCGTATCCGAGTGTTCACTTACGAATCCGACAAGGATTTTGTACCGGATCCGTGTCGTGTCGCTG gaAAACAGAAGCAGTGGCATGGTGGGATGGGTGTGATATATTGGGAGGGAGAGATTGTGTAGCAGGAGGAACATGGTTGGCCTGTTCAAGGTCTGGCAGAGTAGCTTCTCTTACTAATGTTTTGGAGCTCCATAGCCTTCCCGAGGCGAAAAGCAGAGGAGAACTTCCTGTTCTTTTCTTGGAG AGTTCGAAGGGTCCAAAAGAATTTGCAGAAACACTGGTGAAAGAGGCTCATCAGTACAACGGATTCAACTTGATATTGGCTGATATTCCATCCAACACCATGGTATACATCTCCAACAGACCAAAAGGTGAAGCTATTGACATTCAAGAGGTGAAGCCGGGCATTCATGTTCTTTCCAATGCAAAGCTCGACTCTCCCTGGCCTAAGGTTACAATTTACCGAacaattctttcttctctgaAAAACCGTACGGTATTCATCTTTTGTCCTTCCATTCAGGCACAGCGTTTGAAGCTGAATTTTGAGGATCAGCTTGATAAATATGGCGCCGGCGAAATACCTGTCAAAAAGATGATAAAGAAGCTAATGGGAGATACAGTTAAAGCTGAGAAAAGCAGGTTGCCTGGTATTTGTTCTCGTGATTGGGAATACAGCCTAAGCTCCATATTTGTACAAGTAGACACCCCGCTG GGATGTTATGGTACAAGAAGCACTATTGGATTGGCAGTAAGAGCAAATGGAGAAGTAAGCTTTTATGAAACATATCTTGAAGATGGTGAATGGAAGGAGCGGACTGTGAATTATCGTATCTCAAAAACTTATTGA
- the LOC136235623 gene encoding uncharacterized protein isoform X2: MVHSPLGLCTFFIETISTNRKIHLTAAGRQTFLSFRRRWRAVPSLPYPSVHLRIRQGFCTGSVSCRWKTEAVAWWDGCDILGGRDCVAGGTWLACSRSGRVASLTNVLELHSLPEAKSRGELPVLFLESSKGPKEFAETLVKEAHQYNGFNLILADIPSNTMVYISNRPKGEAIDIQEVKPGIHVLSNAKLDSPWPKAQRLKLNFEDQLDKYGAGEIPVKKMIKKLMGDTVKAEKSRLPGICSRDWEYSLSSIFVQVDTPLGCYGTRSTIGLAVRANGEVSFYETYLEDGEWKERTVNYRISKTY; this comes from the exons atggTGCACAGCCCATTAGGGCTGTGCACCTTCTTCATTGAAACAATctcaacgaacaggaagatacATTTGACGGCGGCAGGGCGGCAGACCTTCCTCAGCTTTCGCCGGAGATGGAGGGCAGTTCCGAGCTTGCCGTATCCGAGTGTTCACTTACGAATCCGACAAGGATTTTGTACCGGATCCGTGTCGTGTCGCTG gaAAACAGAAGCAGTGGCATGGTGGGATGGGTGTGATATATTGGGAGGGAGAGATTGTGTAGCAGGAGGAACATGGTTGGCCTGTTCAAGGTCTGGCAGAGTAGCTTCTCTTACTAATGTTTTGGAGCTCCATAGCCTTCCCGAGGCGAAAAGCAGAGGAGAACTTCCTGTTCTTTTCTTGGAG AGTTCGAAGGGTCCAAAAGAATTTGCAGAAACACTGGTGAAAGAGGCTCATCAGTACAACGGATTCAACTTGATATTGGCTGATATTCCATCCAACACCATGGTATACATCTCCAACAGACCAAAAGGTGAAGCTATTGACATTCAAGAGGTGAAGCCGGGCATTCATGTTCTTTCCAATGCAAAGCTCGACTCTCCCTGGCCTAAG GCACAGCGTTTGAAGCTGAATTTTGAGGATCAGCTTGATAAATATGGCGCCGGCGAAATACCTGTCAAAAAGATGATAAAGAAGCTAATGGGAGATACAGTTAAAGCTGAGAAAAGCAGGTTGCCTGGTATTTGTTCTCGTGATTGGGAATACAGCCTAAGCTCCATATTTGTACAAGTAGACACCCCGCTG GGATGTTATGGTACAAGAAGCACTATTGGATTGGCAGTAAGAGCAAATGGAGAAGTAAGCTTTTATGAAACATATCTTGAAGATGGTGAATGGAAGGAGCGGACTGTGAATTATCGTATCTCAAAAACTTATTGA
- the LOC136235623 gene encoding uncharacterized protein isoform X3, whose protein sequence is MEGSSELAVSECSLTNPTRILYRIRVVSLVRRHFAESNDKKKTEAVAWWDGCDILGGRDCVAGGTWLACSRSGRVASLTNVLELHSLPEAKSRGELPVLFLESSKGPKEFAETLVKEAHQYNGFNLILADIPSNTMVYISNRPKGEAIDIQEVKPGIHVLSNAKLDSPWPKVTIYRTILSSLKNRTVFIFCPSIQAQRLKLNFEDQLDKYGAGEIPVKKMIKKLMGDTVKAEKSRLPGICSRDWEYSLSSIFVQVDTPLGCYGTRSTIGLAVRANGEVSFYETYLEDGEWKERTVNYRISKTY, encoded by the exons ATGGAGGGCAGTTCCGAGCTTGCCGTATCCGAGTGTTCACTTACGAATCCGACAAGGATTTTGTACCGGATCCGTGTCGTGTCGCTGGTACGGCGGCATTTTGCCGAGTCAAACGACAAAAA gaAAACAGAAGCAGTGGCATGGTGGGATGGGTGTGATATATTGGGAGGGAGAGATTGTGTAGCAGGAGGAACATGGTTGGCCTGTTCAAGGTCTGGCAGAGTAGCTTCTCTTACTAATGTTTTGGAGCTCCATAGCCTTCCCGAGGCGAAAAGCAGAGGAGAACTTCCTGTTCTTTTCTTGGAG AGTTCGAAGGGTCCAAAAGAATTTGCAGAAACACTGGTGAAAGAGGCTCATCAGTACAACGGATTCAACTTGATATTGGCTGATATTCCATCCAACACCATGGTATACATCTCCAACAGACCAAAAGGTGAAGCTATTGACATTCAAGAGGTGAAGCCGGGCATTCATGTTCTTTCCAATGCAAAGCTCGACTCTCCCTGGCCTAAGGTTACAATTTACCGAacaattctttcttctctgaAAAACCGTACGGTATTCATCTTTTGTCCTTCCATTCAGGCACAGCGTTTGAAGCTGAATTTTGAGGATCAGCTTGATAAATATGGCGCCGGCGAAATACCTGTCAAAAAGATGATAAAGAAGCTAATGGGAGATACAGTTAAAGCTGAGAAAAGCAGGTTGCCTGGTATTTGTTCTCGTGATTGGGAATACAGCCTAAGCTCCATATTTGTACAAGTAGACACCCCGCTG GGATGTTATGGTACAAGAAGCACTATTGGATTGGCAGTAAGAGCAAATGGAGAAGTAAGCTTTTATGAAACATATCTTGAAGATGGTGAATGGAAGGAGCGGACTGTGAATTATCGTATCTCAAAAACTTATTGA
- the LOC136235625 gene encoding uncharacterized protein, giving the protein MCISAFIWQAHPLYPLLLLQNRDEYHNRKTKAVAWWDGCDILGGRDCVAGGTWLACSRSGRVASLTNVRELHSRPDAKSRGELPVLFLESSKSPKEFAETLVKEAHQYNGFNLILADISSNTMVYISNRPKGEAIDIQEVPPGIHVLSNAKLDSPWPKAQRLKLNVRDQLDKYGDGEIPVKEMIKMLMRDTVKAEKSRLPGICSGDWEYSLSSIFVQVDTPLGRYGTRSIIGLAVRANGEVSFYETYLEDDEWKERTVNYCISKT; this is encoded by the exons ATGTGCATATCTGCATTTATTTGGCAGGCTCACCCTCTCTATCCTTTGCTTCTCCTGCAAAACAGAGATGAATATCACAACAG gAAAACAAAAGCAGTGGCATGGTGGGATGGGTGTGATATATTGGGAGGGAGAGATTGTGTAGCAGGAGGAACATGGTTGGCTTGTTCAAGGTCTGGCAGGGTAGCTTCTCTTACCAATGTTAGGGAGCTCCATAGCCGTCCTGATGCGAAAAGCAGAGGAGAACTTCCTGTTCTTTTCTTGGAG AGTTCAAAGAGTCCAAAAGAATTTGCAGAAACACTGGTGAAAGAGGCTCATCAGTACAACGGATTCAACTTGATATTGGCTGATATTTCATCCAACACCATGGTATACATCTCCAACAGACCAAAAGGTGAAGCAATTGACATTCAAGAGGTTCCCCCTGGCATTCATGTTCTTTCCAATGCAAAGCTCGACTCTCCCTGGCCTAAG GCCCAGCGTTTGAAGCTGAATGTTAGGGATCAGCTTGATAAATATGGCGACGGAGAAATACCTGTCAAAGAGATGATAAAGATGCTAATGAGAGATACAGTTAAAGCTGAGAAAAGCAGGTTGCCTGGTATTTGTTCTGGTGATTGGGAATACAGCCTAAGCTCCATATTTGTACAAGTAGATACCCCGCTG GGACGTTATGGTACAAGAAGCATTATTGGATTGGCAGTAAGAGCAAATGGAGAAGTAAGCTTTTATGAAACATATCTTGAAGATGATGAGTGGAAGGAGCGGACTGTGAATTATTGTATTTCAAAAACTTGA